In Suricata suricatta isolate VVHF042 unplaced genomic scaffold, meerkat_22Aug2017_6uvM2_HiC HiC_scaffold_10645, whole genome shotgun sequence, a single window of DNA contains:
- the LOC115284579 gene encoding methylthioribose-1-phosphate isomerase-like: MARRGVSAVIVGADRVVANGDTANKVGTYQLAIAARYHGIPFYVAAPSSSCDLQLETGRDVVIEERAGQELTDVNGVRVAAPGKLAPSRWAPRHPGTSL, translated from the exons ATGGCCCGGCGAGGCGTGTCAG CTGTCATCGTAGGAGCCGACCGCGTGGTTGCCAACGGTGACACCGCCAACAAGGTGGGCACCTACCAGCTGGCCATCGCTGCCAGGTACCACGGCATCCCCTTCTACGTGGCCGCCCCCAGCTCCTCGTGCGACCTCCAACTGGAGACAGGCAGGGACGTCGTCATCGAGGAGCGCGCGGGGCAGGAGCTGACCGACGTCAACGGGGTCAGGGTCGCAGCCCCCGGTAAGCTGGCCCCTTCGAGGTGGGCACCACGGCACCCGGGCACA